In one window of Denticeps clupeoides chromosome 2, fDenClu1.1, whole genome shotgun sequence DNA:
- the mlh1 gene encoding DNA mismatch repair protein Mlh1 isoform X2, producing MAGVIRRLDETVVNRIAAGEVIQRPANAIKEMMENCLDAKSTNIQVTVKDGGLKLIQIQDNGTGIRKEDMEIVCERFTTSKLQTFEDLSAIATYGFRGEALASISHVAHVTITTKTADSKCAYRASYCDGKLKAPPKPCAGNQGTHIMVEDLFYNVSTRRKALRSPSEEYARIVEVVSRYAIHNSGKSFTVKKQGEMVAEVKTLPNASILDNIRVVFGVVVSRELIEVGCDDQKLSFKLKGYISNANYSVKKCIVILFINHRLVESSALKKAIETVYTAYLPKNTHPFLYLGLEIAPHNIDVNVHPTKHEVHFLHEDAIIESVQKHIESRLLGSNSSRTYFTQTLLPGLPATSSDVKISSSGPDTSERVYGHQMVRTDSKAQKLDAFLQPLTKALPSVLTTVEMSGAELVEDKACCSSELENQEIMMMKPGASVVEEKTAKEPENHSIEASTEVLPRKRPRVSEEEEEEDALTAASTARRRVIKLTSIKELREEITENTHKGLQELLQNLSFVGCVNPQWSLVQHHTKLYLLNTTRLSQELFYQILIYDFGNFGCLRLSTPAPLYDLAMLALDLEESGWSEDDGPKEGLAEFIVDFLKRKAEMLEDYFSLEIDEDGNLTGLPLLLDNYLPAMEGLPLFILRLATEVNWDSEKECFHDFSFECSKFFSVRKLYTLDTDLGAEPQVHVGGG from the exons ATGGCTGGGGTGATACGGAGGCTTGACGAGACGGTAGTTAATCGCATTGCGGCCGGAGAAGTTATTCAGAGGCCTGCGAATGCGATTAAAGAAATGATGGAGAACTG TTTGGATGCAAAGTCAACTAATATTCAGGTGACCGTTAAGGACGGTGGACTGAAACTGATCCAGATTCAGGACAATGGAACGGGCATCAGG AAGGAAGACATGGAAATAGTTTGTGAGCGATTCACTACAAGCAAGCTTCAGACATTTGAAGACCTCTCTGCTATAGCAACTTATGGTTTCAGAGGAGAG GCTCTTGCCAGCATAAGTCACGTTGCTCATGTGACCATCACAACAAAAACAGCTGATTCTAAGTGTGCCTACAG AGCCAGTTACTGTGACGGGAAGCTGAAGGCTCCACCGAAGCCATGTGCTGGTAACCAGGGAACCCATATTATG GTGGAGGATCTGTTTTACAACGTCTCCACTCGCAGGAAAGCCCTGAGGAGCCCCAGTGAGGAATATGCCAGGATTGTCGAGGTGGTGAGTAG GTATGCTATACACAACTCAGGAAAAAGTTTCACTGTGAAGAAG CAAGGGGAGATGGTAGCTGAGGTAAAGACATTGCCCAATGCTTCCATACTGGATAACATCCGTGTTGTGTTTGGAGTGGTGGTGAGCAG GGAGCTGATTGAAGTTGGCTGTGATGATCAGAAACTGTCATTCAAACTCAAGGGTTATATCTCCAATGCCAACTACTCAGTCAAGAAATGCATAGTCATCCTATTCATCAACC ATCGTTTAGTGGAGTCCAGTGCTCTGAAAAAGGCCATAGAAACGGTCTACACAGCTTATCTGCCCAAGAACACACACCCATTCCTCTACTTGGG CCTGGAAATTGCCCCACACAATATCGACGTGAATGTCCACCCCACCAAACACGAGGTGCACTTCCTCCACGAAGACGCCATTATCGAAAGTGTTCAGAAGCATATCGAGAGCAGGCTGCTGGGGTCAAACTCCTCCCGCACTTATTTTACCCAG ACACTTCTGCCAGGTCTTCCTGCCACCTCAAGTGACGTAAAGATCTCATCCAGTGGGCCAGATACAAGCGAGCGAGTCTACGGCCATCAGATGGTGCGCACTGACTCCAAAGCACAGAAGCTGGATGCCTTCCTCCAGCCTTTGACTAAGGCCCTGCCCAGTGTTCTCACCACTGTGGAGATGAGTGGGGCAGAGCTGGTGGAGGATAAAGCCTGCTGCTCCTCAGAGCTGGAGAATCAGGAGATTATGATGATGAAGCCAGGAGCTTCTGTGGTGGAGGAGAAGACTGCAAAAGAGCCAGAGAACCACAGTATAGAAGCTTCCACTGAAGTCTTGCCCAG GAAGCGACCACGTgtcagtgaggaggaggaggaagaggatgcacTGACTGCTGCCTCTACAGCAAGAAGACGTGTCATCAAGCTGACAAGTATAAAGGAGTTACGAGAGGAGATCACAGAAAACACTCACAAAG gactgcaggagctgctgcagaacCTCTCCTTTGTGGGCTGTGTCAACCCCCAGTGGAGTCTGGTGCAGCACCACACCAAGCTTTACCTGCTGAACACCACAAGACTAAG CCAGGAGCTATTCTATCAAATCTTGATCTACGACTTTGGAAACTTTGGTTGTCTGAGGTTGTCT ACTCCAGCCCCACTCTATGATCTGGCAATGCTGGCTCTGGACTTGGAGGAGAGCGGCTGGTCAGAAGACGATGGTCCAAAAGAAGGGCTCGCAGAATTCATAGTGGACTTCCTGAAGAGGAAAGCTGAGATGCTGGAGGACTATTTTTCCCTAGAGATTGATGAG GATGGGAACCTCACCGGACTCCCGCTGCTGCTGGACAACTACCTTCCAGCCATGGAGGGCCTTCCGCTGTTCATCTTACGTCTTGCGACAGAG GTGAACTGGGACAGTGAGAAGGAGTGTTTCCATGACTTTAGTTTTGAGTGCAGCAAATTCTTCTCTGTCAGGAAGCTATACACCCTGGACACTGACCTAGGAGCAGAGCCTCAGGTACACGTTGGAG gaggTTGA
- the mlh1 gene encoding DNA mismatch repair protein Mlh1 isoform X1, with product MAGVIRRLDETVVNRIAAGEVIQRPANAIKEMMENCLDAKSTNIQVTVKDGGLKLIQIQDNGTGIRKEDMEIVCERFTTSKLQTFEDLSAIATYGFRGEALASISHVAHVTITTKTADSKCAYRASYCDGKLKAPPKPCAGNQGTHIMVEDLFYNVSTRRKALRSPSEEYARIVEVVSRYAIHNSGKSFTVKKQGEMVAEVKTLPNASILDNIRVVFGVVVSRELIEVGCDDQKLSFKLKGYISNANYSVKKCIVILFINHRLVESSALKKAIETVYTAYLPKNTHPFLYLGLEIAPHNIDVNVHPTKHEVHFLHEDAIIESVQKHIESRLLGSNSSRTYFTQTLLPGLPATSSDVKISSSGPDTSERVYGHQMVRTDSKAQKLDAFLQPLTKALPSVLTTVEMSGAELVEDKACCSSELENQEIMMMKPGASVVEEKTAKEPENHSIEASTEVLPRKRPRVSEEEEEEDALTAASTARRRVIKLTSIKELREEITENTHKGLQELLQNLSFVGCVNPQWSLVQHHTKLYLLNTTRLSQELFYQILIYDFGNFGCLRLSTPAPLYDLAMLALDLEESGWSEDDGPKEGLAEFIVDFLKRKAEMLEDYFSLEIDEDGNLTGLPLLLDNYLPAMEGLPLFILRLATEVNWDSEKECFHDFSFECSKFFSVRKLYTLDTDLGAEPQEVEETVRGRTSWHWHVEHVLFKGFRTLFSPPKHFSEDGSVLQIASLPELYKVFERC from the exons ATGGCTGGGGTGATACGGAGGCTTGACGAGACGGTAGTTAATCGCATTGCGGCCGGAGAAGTTATTCAGAGGCCTGCGAATGCGATTAAAGAAATGATGGAGAACTG TTTGGATGCAAAGTCAACTAATATTCAGGTGACCGTTAAGGACGGTGGACTGAAACTGATCCAGATTCAGGACAATGGAACGGGCATCAGG AAGGAAGACATGGAAATAGTTTGTGAGCGATTCACTACAAGCAAGCTTCAGACATTTGAAGACCTCTCTGCTATAGCAACTTATGGTTTCAGAGGAGAG GCTCTTGCCAGCATAAGTCACGTTGCTCATGTGACCATCACAACAAAAACAGCTGATTCTAAGTGTGCCTACAG AGCCAGTTACTGTGACGGGAAGCTGAAGGCTCCACCGAAGCCATGTGCTGGTAACCAGGGAACCCATATTATG GTGGAGGATCTGTTTTACAACGTCTCCACTCGCAGGAAAGCCCTGAGGAGCCCCAGTGAGGAATATGCCAGGATTGTCGAGGTGGTGAGTAG GTATGCTATACACAACTCAGGAAAAAGTTTCACTGTGAAGAAG CAAGGGGAGATGGTAGCTGAGGTAAAGACATTGCCCAATGCTTCCATACTGGATAACATCCGTGTTGTGTTTGGAGTGGTGGTGAGCAG GGAGCTGATTGAAGTTGGCTGTGATGATCAGAAACTGTCATTCAAACTCAAGGGTTATATCTCCAATGCCAACTACTCAGTCAAGAAATGCATAGTCATCCTATTCATCAACC ATCGTTTAGTGGAGTCCAGTGCTCTGAAAAAGGCCATAGAAACGGTCTACACAGCTTATCTGCCCAAGAACACACACCCATTCCTCTACTTGGG CCTGGAAATTGCCCCACACAATATCGACGTGAATGTCCACCCCACCAAACACGAGGTGCACTTCCTCCACGAAGACGCCATTATCGAAAGTGTTCAGAAGCATATCGAGAGCAGGCTGCTGGGGTCAAACTCCTCCCGCACTTATTTTACCCAG ACACTTCTGCCAGGTCTTCCTGCCACCTCAAGTGACGTAAAGATCTCATCCAGTGGGCCAGATACAAGCGAGCGAGTCTACGGCCATCAGATGGTGCGCACTGACTCCAAAGCACAGAAGCTGGATGCCTTCCTCCAGCCTTTGACTAAGGCCCTGCCCAGTGTTCTCACCACTGTGGAGATGAGTGGGGCAGAGCTGGTGGAGGATAAAGCCTGCTGCTCCTCAGAGCTGGAGAATCAGGAGATTATGATGATGAAGCCAGGAGCTTCTGTGGTGGAGGAGAAGACTGCAAAAGAGCCAGAGAACCACAGTATAGAAGCTTCCACTGAAGTCTTGCCCAG GAAGCGACCACGTgtcagtgaggaggaggaggaagaggatgcacTGACTGCTGCCTCTACAGCAAGAAGACGTGTCATCAAGCTGACAAGTATAAAGGAGTTACGAGAGGAGATCACAGAAAACACTCACAAAG gactgcaggagctgctgcagaacCTCTCCTTTGTGGGCTGTGTCAACCCCCAGTGGAGTCTGGTGCAGCACCACACCAAGCTTTACCTGCTGAACACCACAAGACTAAG CCAGGAGCTATTCTATCAAATCTTGATCTACGACTTTGGAAACTTTGGTTGTCTGAGGTTGTCT ACTCCAGCCCCACTCTATGATCTGGCAATGCTGGCTCTGGACTTGGAGGAGAGCGGCTGGTCAGAAGACGATGGTCCAAAAGAAGGGCTCGCAGAATTCATAGTGGACTTCCTGAAGAGGAAAGCTGAGATGCTGGAGGACTATTTTTCCCTAGAGATTGATGAG GATGGGAACCTCACCGGACTCCCGCTGCTGCTGGACAACTACCTTCCAGCCATGGAGGGCCTTCCGCTGTTCATCTTACGTCTTGCGACAGAG GTGAACTGGGACAGTGAGAAGGAGTGTTTCCATGACTTTAGTTTTGAGTGCAGCAAATTCTTCTCTGTCAGGAAGCTATACACCCTGGACACTGACCTAGGAGCAGAGCCTCAG gaggTTGAGGAGACTGTGAGGGGCAGGACTTCATGGCACTGGCACGTGGAGCATGTACTCTTTAAGGGATTTCGCACCCTTTTCAGCCCCCCAAAACACTTTAGTGAGGATGGGAGCGTGCTGCAGATTGCCAGCTTGCCTGAACTCTACAAAGTGTTTGAGAGATGTTGA